Proteins from a single region of Engystomops pustulosus chromosome 5, aEngPut4.maternal, whole genome shotgun sequence:
- the LOC140133878 gene encoding uncharacterized protein: protein MAEGVLQGRDDGVFDLDLFFFGTEAPAVHPEMTPGSMLVRGAGSLQTSDGAVSHGADGGGTMTSGSHSLGSPAVPLMNNVLSACFPRESSWGVCNINNLPQAPSSSLVDRVSPEERGPSDITSIIAHLRSLATETSNNCSKVEAEKSGTRTETEGPKHVNGVCSQPALESSEAGGPIHLQADVGSNIKKKLNANIYICSECGKTCPCQSAYIRHQRIHTGEKPYACAMCGKSFIQVSDYNNHVRSHTGEKPYTCAECGKSFSRSTYLVTHSRTHTKEKPYTCNVCNKSFIQHSHLSLHLRIHSGEKPYICIECGNSFSRSSTLVKHKKSHRRKTLHFSKKKSEVDVPHNFTQNTPPTWGRVTDQEPPDRSPHRAEAPHVKSETDEVMELDQQPANCRKRPKESKKMSQKPIRITLEKYLISEGASEDDRHLLFSHHKKFIWKKKSQNPSKDIEEETDVRNVDAPADGGQECVIETTKVCSPKTEYSYSPSEGVNGMSENSENLNPEAPCLSPQEDHPRVPPLDDSSVNGKVAKFEEMDSEFSYPSDDIVESTYNNVFTASDNMSIINALEKPHKGSLFICSYCGKSCPCKSAFIRHERIHTGKKPYTCADCGKSFIQVSDYNNHVRSHTGEKPYTCAECGKSFSRSTYLVTHCRTHTKEKPYSCTECGKSFIQHSHLSIHLRIHSGEKPYSCFECGKRFSRSSTLVKHQKSHSKRTISGGETDAQRSKPRSESLSTSV from the exons ATGGCCGAGGGCGTTCTGCAGGGACGGGATGATGGAGTCTTTGACCTTGATTTGTTCTTCTTTG GCACCGAGGCTCCAGCCGTGCACCCGGAGATGACTCCAGGATCCATGTTAGTTCGTGGAGCGGGAAGTCTGCAGACAAGTGATGGAGCCGTGAGCCACGGGGCAGATG GAGGTGGTACCATGACTTCTGGTTCGCATAGTCTGGGATCTCCTGCAGTTCCACTAATGAACAATGTCCTCTCCGCCTGCTTTCCCCGAGAGTCGTCCTGGGGGGTGTGCAACATCAATAATCTTCCCCAAGCTCCTTCGAGCAGCCTGGTGGACAGAGTGTCCCCGGAGGAGCGCGGTCCTAGTGATATCACCAGCATCATCGCACATCTCCGCAGTCTGGCAACAGAAACCTCCAATAATTGTTCAAAAGTAGAAGCCGAGAAATCTGGGACAAGAACAGAGACTGAAGGCCCCAAACATGTGAACGGAGTGTGCAGCCAACCCGCCCTGGAGTCCAGCGAGGCCGGCGGCCCCATCCATCTCCAGGCGGATGTGGGGTCAAACATCAAGAAGAAACTAAACGCCAACATCTACATCTGCTCCGAATGTGGAAAGACTTGTCCCTGTCAATCTGCGTACATCCGACACCAGAGAatccacaccggggagaagccctACGCCTGCGCAATGTGCGGAAAGAGCTTCATTCAGGTGTCTGATTATAACAACCACGTCCGATCCCACACGGGAGAGAAACCCTACACCTGCGCCGAGTGCGGGAAGAGCTTCAGCCGGAGCACTTACCTGGTGACGCACTCTAGAACCCACACCAAAGAGAAGCCTTACACCTGCAATGTGTGCAACAAAAGCTTCATCCAGCACTCGCACCTCTCGCTGCACCTGCGCATCCACAGCGGGGAGAAGCCCTACATCTGTATCGAGTGCGGAAACAGCTTCAGCCGCAGCTCCACCCTCGTGAAACATAAGAAGTCCCATAGGAGAAAGACTTTACACTTTAGTAAGAAAAAAAGTGAGGTGGACGTCCCTCATAACTTCACACAGAACACCCCGCCCACGTGGGGGAGAGTCACAGACCAGGAGCCTCCAGACAGGTCTCCTCATAGAGCTGAAGCCCCACACGTCAAATCCGAAACAGACGAGGTGATGGAATTGGATCAACAACCGGCAAACTGTAGAAAACGGCCAAAAGAGAGCAAGAAAATGTCCCAAAAACCCATACGCATCACCTTGGAAAAGTACCTGATCTCTGAAGGTGCCTCAGAAGATGACCGTCACCTCTTGTTTTCCCATCATAAAAAGTTTATATGGAAGAAGAAGTCACAGAACCCTTCGAAGGACATTGAGGAGGAAACAGATGTAAGAAATGTGGACGCTCCAGCCGATGGCGGCCAAGAATGTGTCATTGAAACTACGAAAGTGTGTAGTCCTAAAACTGAGTACAGCTACTCCCCATCTGAGGGAGTGAATGGGATGAGCGAGAACAGTGAGAACCTGAACCCTGAGGCCCCTTGCTTGTCACCACAGGAGGACCACCCCAGGGTCCCGCCATTGGATGACTCTTCAGTTAATGGGAAGGTTGCTAAGTTTGAAGAGATGGATTCTGAGTTCTCCTATCCCAGTGATGACATTGTGGAGTCCACATATAACAACGTGTTCACTGCCTCCGACAACATGTCCATTATCAACGCCTTAGAGAAACCACATAAAGGATCCTTGTTCATCTGCAGTTACTGTGGTAAGAGCTGCCCCTGCAAATCAGCCTTCATCCGACACGAGAGAATCCACACTGGGAAGAAGCCCTACACCTGCGCTGACTGCGGAAAGAGCTTCATTCAGGTGTCTGATTATAACAACCACGTCCGATCCCACACGGGAGAGAAACCCTACACCTGCGCCGAGTGCGGGAAGAGCTTCAGCCGGAGCACTTACCTGGTGACGCATTGCAGAACCCACACCAAAGAGAAGCCTTACAGCTGCACAGAGTGCGGCAAGAGCTTCATCCAGCACTCGCACCTCTCAATCCACCTGCGCATCCACAGCGGGGAGAAGCCTTACTCATGTTTCGAGTGTGGAAAAAGATTTAGTCGAAGCTCAACACTTGTTAAGCACCAAAAGTCGCACAGTAAGAGAACTATTTCCGGGGGAGAGACCGACGCACAGAGGTCCAAGCCCAGGTCAGAGAGTTTATCTACAAGTGTCTGA